In the genome of Microvirga lotononidis, one region contains:
- a CDS encoding HGGxSTG domain-containing protein yields MHPSIRKLLPLLQAPRCGARTRVGTPCQSPAVNGKNRCRMHGGAKGSGAPRGKANGSYKHGLFTCEAIESRRAVRELMARARELSSAVLCG; encoded by the coding sequence ATGCACCCATCGATCCGAAAGCTATTGCCTTTGCTCCAGGCTCCCCGGTGTGGAGCGAGGACACGGGTCGGAACGCCGTGCCAGTCCCCGGCCGTGAACGGTAAGAACCGATGCAGGATGCACGGGGGCGCCAAGGGGAGCGGCGCTCCTCGGGGAAAGGCCAATGGCAGCTATAAGCACGGTCTCTTTACGTGTGAGGCTATTGAAAGTCGGCGTGCGGTCCGAGAGTTGATGGCGCGGGCACGGGAGCTATCGAGTGCTGTCCTGTGTGGATAG